The genomic window CAGCCTCCGGATCCTGGCCCTGGCGGCCGGCCTCGTGCTCGCCGCCTCCGGACTCGCCGCGCCGGTCCGCGCGCAGGCGCCGTTCGATTCGGTGCTCGACCGCCCCGCACTCGCCGACTCGAGCGCACGCGACTCGATCGATCGCGACTCGACCACGGTCGACTCGACGGCACTCGCGATCCCGTCGCCTCCACGCTTCGACCCGATCGCGCAGCTGCGAGCGCAATTCGTCGGCGACACGCGTGCCTACGCCAACCTGCGCGTGCTCATGTGGCTCATCGGGCCGCTGTGGGCGCTCGCGGTGCCGCTGCTGCTGCTGTTCTCGGGCGCCGCGACCGCGATGCGGGACGTCGCACACGCCCTCGGCACTTCGCGCTGGGTTCGGGTGCTGGTGATGCTGACGCTCTACGTGGTCGTGGCGGGAGCGCTGACGCTGCCGGTCACCTGGTACGTCGATCACGCGCTCGAGCGGCAGTTCGGGCTCACCGATCAGTCGACGCTCGAGTGGTTCGTCGAGCAGCTCAAGTCGACCGGATTCCAGTTGGCACTGTTCGGCGTGGTCCCTCTGTTGTGGCTGCTCTATCGCACCATCGAGCGCAGTCCGCGGCGCTGGTGGCTGTGGCTCGGCGTGGCGACCGCACCGCTCATGGTCGCGGGTGCGCTGCTCGAGCCGCTGGTGTTCGATCCGATGTTCAACCGTTTCGAGCCGCTCGGAAACCACGGGCTCGAGCGTCGCATCGTGCGGCTCGCCGAGCGCGCGGAGATTCCGGCGCGCCGCGTGTTCGTGGTCGACAAGAGCGAGCAGACCCGCAAGTACAACGCCTACGTGAACGGCTTCGGCGCCTCGCAGCGAATCGTGCTGTGGGACACCCTGCTGCGCGGCATGTCCGAGGACGAGATCGCGTTCGTGATGGCGCACGAGATCGGGCATTACGCGCTCGGCCACATCTGGAAGGGCATGGCGATCACGTTCGCGATGGCGCTGCTGGCCTGTGCCCTGCTCGCCGCGCTGTGCGGCCTCGCGCTCCGCCGCTGGGGCGAGCGCTGGGGCATTCGCGAGCTGTCGGACGTCGCCTCGCTGCCGCTCCTGGTGTTCGCGATCTCGCTGTGCGCATGGGTGGCGCAGCCGCTCGCGAACGTCCTCTCGCGACGCGTCGAGCGCGAAGCCGACGCGTTCGCGCTCGAGCTGACGCGCGATCCCGACGCCGGTGCGCGCACGTTCCTGGCACTCGCGGCTCAGAATCGCTCGAATCCCGAGCCCGCGCCGATCGTCCGCTTCCTGCTCTACACGCACCCGACCGCGATCGAGCGCGTGCGCCTCACGCTCGAGTACCGACCGTGGGAGCAGGGTCGCGCGAATCTCTACTTTCACGGACCCGACGAACCGTCACGCTGAGCCGAGCTCGATCGAGACGCTCGCTTCGGACCCGGTGAACGCGGCATCGAGGCGCTGCGAGGCGACGCGACGGCGATAGCCGGGTGCGAACTCCGCCGCTTCGACCCGCCACGGCTCGAGCCCTTGCGCTTCGAAGCGAGCGACCGTGCGGCCGACCTGCACGCGCACGCGCGTGCCGTCGAGCGCAACCGTGGCGCCGGGGCCCAGCGGAAGCGAGAGCCGCGCATCGCGTCCTGTCACGTGATCGGTCCAGCGCAGCCGCGCGGGCTCGACGGTCAATTCGCGCCGATGGCGCTCCCCGCTGTGCCACACGCACTCGTCGACATGCGTGGTCGCGCGCCGCCCCCACAGAAACGGGCCGAGCATCTGGCTCTGGCTGCGGCCGCCGAAGTGAACGGTCGCGTGAGCGGGGGTGGAGCGACAGCGATCGCGCGCATCGGGGTCTTCCTGATACGCGAACGTGCCCGGGTCGACGATCACGCGATCGAGGCCACGCGTCACGGTGATCGAGAGCGCGTCGGCATGGCCGTGCGCCGCCAGGCGGCCGAGCCCGAGCGGCCCGTGATCGAGTGTCACCACCGTGCCGGCGTGACGCCACACGGTGTAGCCACCGGCCGCGAACTCGTGGCGGCCGTCCGGTGCGTTCGAGGCCGGCCGGGTGCGCCCGATCAGCACCTGGGCGAGCGCCGGTGCGCGATCCGAGAGCGATGGCGCGTCGAGCCACGCGGCGAGGGCCGCGCCCACCAGATCCACACGGCTCGCCCGTTCGTCGGCGAGCAGGATGCGGCCGTCGTCTTCGTCTCCGATGCCCGGCAGCGTGCCGTCCTCGAGGCGCATCACGCGCGCGAATTCGAGCGAGGCCGCGAGGCGCTCGCGCACGGGGGCGGGGGTCTCGTAGCCGGCCGCATCGGCGAGCACGAAGCTCGTCAGCAGCAACTCCCAGACGAACGGCAGATATCCGAAGGCCTGTTCGGCGGGCACACCGTCGGGGTGGATCTGACGCAGCGTCTCCTGCACCAGCCCGCGGTGGCCCGCGCGCAAAAGCCGCGAGCCATTTCGAAGGCTCGGAAACGCCGCACCGGTCACCGTCATGGCGGCGTACTCGGCGATCAGGTGGTTGTTGGCACTCGAGCCGAGGCTCAGGTGATCGCGGCACTGCAGCGCCTGCTGCGCGATCAGTCCGAGTGCCGGCGCGAGTCGCGTGGCGTCGGACTGCGGTTCGAGCAGCGCGAGTGTGGCGCCGTGCGTCAGCGTGCGGATCGCCTGCTCGATGCCGCTCGTGTGGTGAATGCCGTGCCCAAGCGGATGACGCGCGACGAAGTCCTCGAGCCACCGTTGCGCGCGAGCGCCGAGTGCGCGATCGCCGGTCGCGCGCGCGGCGAGCCCGAGCGTGAGCATCGAAGCGCCGCGGCCCAGTTCCCAGCACCCCTTGACGCCGCCGGCCACGTCGCCGCGGCGATAGTCGATCGAACGACTCGGCGCGTCGGGCCAGCGGCCGGCGCCGAACGGATCCGCATTCCAGTCGGGCGGATCACCGATCGTGACTTCGGCGCCGAACAGTGTCGCGCGGCCGTGCTCGAGTCGCCGCGCGGCTGCGATCGTATCGGCGAGCACGGCCTGCGATTCCGGGCCCGCGCGCGTCGCATGGCTCCACCTTGAGCTGGCGATCGCTTCACCGGCGCGGCCTTTGAAGAGCTTCGAGAACGCGGCGCCCGGCGACCATCGAGTGTAGGCGGGCGGAGCGACCCGCTCACGGATTGCGCGTGCGGTGCGTGTCGCGATCTCGCCCGGCTCCATGGCGCCGAGGCGTCGGAGCGCCCAGCCGAGGCCGCTCATCGCGCGGAGTGCCCGCTCGCCAGTGCGAGTTCTGCGTCGACCGCGTTCGCGACCCGTTCGGCGACCCGGTCGGGATGAAAGGCCGCGATGTCCTGGTTCAGCTGACGCGCGTAGCGCAGGCGCTCTTCGGGAGCCCGCGCCAGTCGCGCGAGCGCGGCATCGAGTGCCGCTCCGTCTCGGGGCGGCACGAGCAGGCCATTCACCTGATCGCGAATCAGATCGGGAATGCCGCCGACCGGCGTGGTGACGACCGCCAGGCCGAACGCACCGGCCTCGTACAGCACCGCGGGAATCCCCTCGTTGTAGCTCGGCAACACGAACGCGTCGTGGCGCCGGAACTGATCGTAGAGCGGCTCACCGGTGAGCGGGCCGGTGAAGGCCACGGTGTCGAGCGCCAGCGCCTGCGCGTGCTCGAAGGCGAGCTGCAGCTCGCCCGGCGCCTGAGCGGGCCCGACCACGGTGAGCGAGAGTTCGATCCCGTTGGCGCGCAGGCGTGCGAGCGAGTCGAGCAGGTCGAGGATGCCCTTGCGCCGACCGACCTGCCCGACGAACAGCAGCCGCGGCAGCGTGTCCGCGCGTCGCGACCGGATGGCGTCTCCCGCCCGCTCCAGCACTTCGCGGCGGAAGGTCGAGGGGCACACCTCGATCGGTTGCGTGATCCCGTACTCGACGAACGGCGCACGCCAGCGCTCGCCGAGCACCAGCAGGCGATGGAACTGGGCGAAGCCGCCGCGCACCAGTCGTCCGCCGAGGCCACGCCGCGCGAGCTGGTCGGCGATGTCGCCCGCGTGCTGGTGGCCGATCACCCGCGCGCGCGATCGCCGCGCGATCCAGCCGAGTCCGGCGTCGCGCAGGAATCCCGACCAGCTTCCCGAGATCGCGATGTAGGCGACGTCGGGATCGAACCCGGTCACCGCTCGCGACATGCGCGCGAAGTGTCGCGTCGCCCACACGAAGTTGCCGGCGTCGAAGCGACCCTGCGTGTCCTTGGGGCGACCCTTCGTGATGTCGCAGTGACGCACGTCGAAGCGCGCCAGCACCGGAGATTCGAGCAGCGCCTGGGTGAAGGTCTCGACCCCGCCGATCGGAGGGGGGAGCGGGCCCACCACCAGCAGACGCGGACGCGCGCGAACCGTCGAAGCGGACGGCTCGCGCGCGCCGGAGTGGATGGCGGGTTGCGGGGACTCGGTCGTGATCGGATTCCTTCAGTGAATGACGGCGAAGCGTTGCGTGCGTACCCCGGAGTCGGTCACGAGTCGCGCGAAATAGATGCCGGCCCGCACCCGTTGCGACGCTTCGTCGCGCAGGTCCCAGCCGTACACCCAGCGATTCGCGTCGTAGTGGCCGTTGGCCAGTTCGCGCACCCGTCGGCCCTGCAGGTCGATGATCTCGAGCCGCACCCGGGTCGCCTGCGGCAGCGTGAACGCGAGCGAAACCCGCGCGGCCGCCGGGTTCGGCGCCGGTGCGGCGAGTTCGAGCGTGCCGGCACGCGAGTCGCCGACTGCGGTCGGTCCCGGCTGCGCGGCGGGGTCGTAGAGGTAGACCTCGATGTTGTCGAGGTTCAACCCGTCGTTGTTGGTGTTGCCGTCGGAGACGCTGCGGAAGCGCACCCACACGCGCTCCGAGTAGGATTTCCCGGCATACAGCGACAGATCGGTCCAGTCGTCCGCCCATAGGGTGCGCGAGCCCTGGATCACCGGACCCGCCGCGGGGATCGCGGCTCCCGTCACGCCACGCGACGGCACCGCCGCGGTCGACGGCAGGGCGATCCAGTTGATGCTGTCGGACGAAGCCTCGATCAGGCCGCCGTCCCAGCGCGATTCGTAGACCCACTTGGAACGATGACGAACCCAGGCGTGCAAGCCGTTGCGCAGGTCGAATGGAAAACGCGTGCGGAGCCGGAAGTCCATGTTCGACGGATGCGACGAGTTCGGCGAATCCGAGAAGTAGGTGCCGGGCGGGCCGGTCTCGAGCCCCCAGCCATTGGCGATCCACGAGCCGAGTCCGTCTTCGCCGGGGCTCGCGAACAGAATCGTCGGCACACCCGAGACGATGGTGAGCGTGTCGCGCGACAGCACGCCGTCCGAGGTGCTGAACGCGATCGCGAACTGAAGTGCGCGTCCCGGCGTGACGGTGTCGTCGACCGAGACCTGGAACCAGTCGGTGCTCGGAATGCCGGGCGGTGTCGCTGCGAGACTCGCGACGATCCCGATGTCCATCACCGGCTGGAGTACGTTGGCGCCCGCGGTGAGTGAGCTCAGCGTGCCGGTCACCGCGCTGCCGCTCGAGGCGAGCCCGACGTTGGTGGCCTGCACCAGCAGCCGCTTCGAGAACCCGGCGGGCAGGAAGCCGCCCTCGACGGTATGCGAATCGATCTGCAGGTAGGGCCCGCCGATCCCGAGCACGTAGTAGCACATGCGCAGGTTCTCGTCGGCGAGCGGAGTGATGCGCGAGGGCAGCGGCCAGAAGCCGTCCTCGGGCGATCCCACCTCGGGCGTCCAGGTGAAGCCCTTGGGCTTGGCGACCACCTCGCCGTAGCACCAGTCGTTGAACTCGCCGTTCACTTCATAGAGGAAGCGCGGCGCGAGCCCACCGGTGTAGCCGTTGGCGATCGTCATGTCGTCGGTCCAGCGCTGGAAGAGCAGCGAGTCCGGCGTGGCATTCAGCGTCCATCCCCACGGATGGATGTGCAGATCGCTGTAAGTGTGGAACGACATGCCGGTCAGCACTTGCTTCGAGATCACCAGATTCATCTGCGCCTGCGTCTCGGGCTCGGAGCCCGCCGAAGGCCCACGGTAAGTGTCGGAGCTCTGCGAGCCCGACGAGCCGAGGTTGTTGAGGCCCCACTTGTAGGGGTAGTTGCGGTTCAGGTCGACGCCGTCGGTCGAGGTGTTGAAGGTGCCGCTGTTGTTGTTGTCGCGCTGGTTCTTCCGCCAGAAGTTGAACGAGCCGGTCGCGACCCAGCGATCCTCGTTGTACTTGTAGCCATCGGGATTGACGACCGGACACACGTAGAGCCGCCGATGCGCGAGCAGGTATTGCACGTGCGCGTCGGTCGGGTAGCGCGCGATCAGATCGTCGACGAAGCGAACGATCGCCTGCATGCCTTCGGGCTCGCGCGCATGCGTGAGCGCGCTCAGCAGCGTCACCGGTCGCGGATCGGGTCCCGGTCCGGGCCACGCGCTGTGAATCGCGAGTCCCCAGATCGGGCGCCCCATCACCGTGGTGCCGACCGTGTCGACCTTGTCGGCGATCACATTGCCGGGATCGCTCGCGACCCAGTCGTCGAGCTTCATCTTGATCTCGGCCAGCTTGTAGAAGCCGCCGAGCCCGCCGAAGCCGAATGCCGGTGCGGCTTCGAGGCGGTACTGGCCATCCGAACGCGCGGCACTCATGACCAGCTTGTCGGCCGGGCGCTTCAGCCGCGCGAAGTCGGCACGCGTGCGATGTCCCAGGGTTGCGCCCGGGGTCGCGTCTTCGACCTGGGTGGCGATGCCGAGTGCGGCGAGGCGTTCGGCGTCACCCGGCCACTCGAGCACCAGGATCGCGTCGTGGCGCGGGGCGGGCAGCACGTCGAATCCGAGCTGCGAGAGCCGTGCGGCGGTCACGCGATCGCCGCGCACTCGCAGCAGGCGCGGGTCGGGGTTTTCCGCAGCGAAAGCCGGCAGCCAGGCAAAGCCCAGGAGCAGTGACGAGAACACGACGAGCAGCGACCCACGCCACCGCGCGTCTCGCGGAGTGTGGGTGGCGGGCAAACGGTGCATGCGAGCCTCCTGCGTCGAAAAAGGACGCGGGAAGTCTAGCACGAGGTCAGCGCCGGGCGACGATCTTCTCGTGAATGAAAACGATCGCGAAGCTGCTCGAATCCTCGATCACGCCCCCGCGTCCGGCGCCGAGTTGTTCGGCGAATTTCACGTCGGACTTGGTCGAGCGCAGCGCGGCTTCGTAGGTTTGCGCCTGCGACATCGGAACCACCGAATCGATCGGGCTGTGAACGATCAGCACCGGGGCGCGAATGCCGACCGCGTCGTTGATCGCCGAGGCGAGCCTTCGCGCGGGGCTGCTCGCGCCGATGCGCGCATCGATCGCCTTGCGCAGCTCGGCCGACTTGGTCTCGGTGTAGATGCTCTCGTAGTCGAAGTAGCCCTCGGTGAGCACCACCGCCGCGAGTGCCGTGTCGGTGGCGGCGACGCGCGCGGCCGCGGTTGCGCCACTGCCGATTCCCCACAACGCGATGCGCCGCGGACTCACGTGACGCGTGGCGCGCAGCGTGTCGAGCGCGGCACGGATCGCGGCCTGCGTGACCGGCCCACCCCAGTCCGGTTCACCGCTCGACATTCCGAATCCCGGCGGGCTCACGAGGATCACGGAGTAGCCCATCGCGACCAGGTTCGCGCCGGTCGGGAGCAGGCGCCGCGCGTGGCTGTCGTCGCCGCTCACGATCACGATGCCGTGTCCGAGTCCCGATCCACCGCCGCTGCCGTCGATCTGCACGAACTCGATCGATTGACCGGCGACGCGCACCAGGCGGCTCGGGTTCTGCCGCGAAGTCGGACCCGGATGCATCATGAGGATGCGCTCGGTGGTGAGCCGCTTGCCGCTGCTCAGGTGCGAACTCATGCGCAACACCAGTCGCGCGCTGTCGCACACCGCATTGCCGTTGTAGGCGAACGAGATGCTGTCGCCACCCGACACCGTGGCCTGCTGGCGCATCGCGATATTGAGCGGCATGCGGCGGACGCGCGGCGTGCGAGTGGTGCCGGGATCGAGTACGTGGACGTCGCACACCAGCGAGTCGACGAAGAGGCCGAACTCGAGCGGGTTCACGATCTTCACGCTGAAGCGCCAGCGGAAGTCGATGGTCGCGCGCTGCGGTGCGTCGGGAACCACCAGTCGCGGCGCATCGTTCGCGGCGTGCACGGTAGCGAGCGAGGAGCCGAGGATCACGAGCGCGAACAGCGACGCCAGCCACGTGTGGCGCACGAACACCTCCGGATGACTTCGAGGACCGGCGCGGCGGGAATGAGCGTCGCGTCCGAACGAGCTGAAGGAAGGGGAGAGCAGGCCGAAATGCTAGCATGGCCCGCCGCGCACCAACCACGGGAGAATCGTGAACGGAACCGCTTCGAGAGCCTTGATCTGGCTGTTTGACATCGACGGAACGCTGCTGTGGACCGATGGCGCCGCGCGCGAGGCATTTCGTCTCGCACTGCGAGAGGAACGCGGCATCGACGACGATCTCGCCACCGTCCCATTCGGCGGCCGCACCGACTCGCTCATCCTGAAAGACGCGCTCGCGCAGCACGGCGAGACGGCGACGCCCGAAGAGGCCGAGCGATTCTGGCAGCGCACCAGCGCACACATGGAGCACCTGCTCACGCCCGAACGCGGGCGTCTGCTGCCGGGAGTCGTCGCACTGCTCGATCACGTGGCGGCGGAGCCCGACTGGACGCTCGCGCTGCTGACCGGCAACAGCCGCCCGATGGCGCGCGTCAAGCTCGAGCACTTCGGGCTCACCGATCGCTTCGCGTTCGGCGCGTTCGGCGATGAAGGCCCGAACCGCGATGCGGTGGCGCGCCTCGCAGTCGAGCGCGCACGCGATCGCCACGGCGTGTCACCGGAGCGCTGCATCGTGCTCGGCGACACCGAGCACGACATCACGTGCGCTCGTGCCGCCGGGGCGCACGCGGTGGCGGTCGCCACCGGCCAGCGCGATCGCGCATACCTGGCGCCGCTCGGCGCGGACCTGCTGCTCGAAAGCTTCGAGCCCGCCACACCACTGCTCGAGTGGGCGCGCCGGCTCTAGTCGCGGTTGTGGAAGCGCTGCTCGAGTGAACGCTACTCGGTCGCTTCGACCGACCGGGCAGCGGCGCTGAGGATGCGCAGCGCGTCGTCCAGGTTGTCCGTGCTCGGGGCGTCGGGGAACCGCTCCTTCAAAGCCGCCACCGGGCGGTAGAGCAGCGGGTGGTCGCAGTTGGCGAGAATCGACATGTCGTTCAGGCTGTCGCCCATCGCCGCGACCGTGAAGCCGGCGGCGCGAAAGCCCGACACGATGCGCTCCTTGCGCCCCCGAATGCGCAGCCGAAAGCCAACCACCAGCCCGTCGCCGTCGACCTGAAAGCGGTTCGCGAACAGGCTGTGGCCGCCGAGGCGCAGCGCCATGGGCTCGCCCAGCTCGTGAAAAGTGTCCGAGATGATCACCACCTGCCCGAGCTGACGCAGGCTGGCCAGGAACTCGCGAGCACCCGGGAATGGCTCGAGGGCGCCCGCCACCCGCTGCAACTCGGCGAGCGGGACGCGGGCGGCCCGCGTGGCCGCGACCCGGCGGCGCATCAGCGCCTCGAAGTCGGCCTCGTCTCGGGTGGTCAGCGACAGCTCGGGCAGACCGAACGACTCGCCCAGCGCGGGCCATATTTCGGGTGCGAGCACCCCCTCGAGATCGATCGCGAACACCATAAGGCGCAGCACTGTATCACGTTCGGCTGTCGATGGCCCGACAGGCTGCCCGCCGAACCGGATATGGCAGAGCTGGCATTCAGCAGACTACGGTTCAGACAAAGTCACGCATTGCCGAATAATAGTTGACGTAGTAGACACTCACCGAATAATCTACTGCCCATGCTCGCAGCGACGAATGCCATTCAGCCACTCGACTCCAAGGACCGTCGGATCCTGCTGCTGGTTCAGCGGGACGCCAAGATGGCCCAGTCGGAGATCGCGCGCCGGGTCGGACTCTCGACCGCGGCGGTCAACGAGCGGCTGCGCAAGCTCGAGAACGCGGGCTTCATCCGCCGCTACACCGCGGTGGTGGACGCACGCGCCCTGGGGCTTTCGGTCACCGCCTTCGTCGAAGTGTTCATCGAGCATCCGCGCTTCGAGCCCGCGTTCATCGAGCGGGCGCTGAGCCTTGACGAAGTGCTCGAGTGCCATCACATCACCGGCGAGTTCTCGCTGTTGCTCAAGCTGAGAACGCGCGACATGGAATCGCTGCAGCACCTGCTCATTCACCAGCTGAACGCGCTCGAAGGCGTTCGGCAGACCCGCACCGTCATCGCGCTTTCGACCAGCAAGGAAGAGAGCCTGGTCCCGACCGGTGTGACCGAGGAGAAGCCATGACTCCGAACCCGAAGCCCGCGATCACGGCCAACGACGTGCACGCCACGCTTGCGCGTCACATGCTCGCCGATGGCTACGACATGGTGCTGGATCTCGAGAAGAGCCGCGGCCGGCGTCTGTGGGACGCGCGCAATCAGCGCTCGTACCTCGACCTGTTCTCGTGCTTCGCCACACTGCCGGTCGGCTTCAATCACCCGGGGCTCGAGGAGCCGACGTTTCGCGCCAAGCTGATGCGCGCGGCCCTCACCAACCCGAGCAACGCCGACGTCTACACCGTCGAGATGGCCGAGTTCGTGGCCGCATGGGAACGGTATGCGATGCCCGGCTACCTGCCGCATCTGTTCCTGATCGCGGGCGGTTCGGCCGGCGTCGAGAACGCGCTCAAGGCTGCGATGGACTGGAAGGTGCGCCGCAACTTCGCGAACGGCTCCAAGACCGAGCGCGGGCACCAGATCCTGCACTTCCAGGACGCGTTCCACGGGCGCGGCGGCTACACCGTTTCGCTCACCAACACCGCGGATCCGAACAAATACCAGTACTTCGCGCGCTTCGACTGGCCGCGGGTGCCGAGTCCGGTGCTGCGCTTCCCGATCGACGCGGCCGAGCTGGAGCGCGTCTCACGCGCCGAGGCCGAATCGCTGGCCGCCATGCGCGCGGCATTCGTGGCGCACCGCGACGACATCGCCGCGATCCTGATCGAGCCGATTCAGGCCGAGGGCGGCGATCATCACTTCCGCCCCGAGTTCCTGAGAGCACTCCGCACGCTCGCCGATGAGAACCAGGCGCTGCTGATTTTCGACGAAGTGCAGACCGGCATGGGCCTGACGGGTCTCATGTGGGCGCACCAGCACGACGACGTGCGCCCCGACCTGCTCGCGTTCGGCAAGAAGACCCAGGTGTGTGGCTTCATGGGTGGCGGGCATCTGGACGACGAACCGCAGAACGTCTTCAAGGTGTCGAGCCGCATCAACTCGACGTGGGGCGGCAATCTGGTCGACATGGTGCGCTGCACGCGCTATCTGGAAATCATGCACGACGAAAAGCTGGTCGAGAACGCGGCGAACCTCGGCGTGGAGCTGATGAAGGGTCTGCACAAGCTGCAGGCCGAGCTGCCCGGCGTGCTCAGCAACACGCGCGGCAGGGGCTTGATGTGCGCGATCGATCTGCCGGACGGAGAGATGCGCAACGCCGTACGCGGGCGCATGTACGAACTCGGCGCGGTGGTGCTGGGTTGCGGCACGCACAGTCTGCGCTTCCGCCCGCCGCTCGACGTCACCGCGGCGGAGCTGAACGAAGGACTCGAGCTGTTGCGGCGCGCCCTGCAGGACGTGGCACTCAAGAGCGCGTAGTCTGCGCGGCATGAACGCCCCGGGCGCACCGCTCGCAACCCGACACCGCGCCGCCGCCGTCGTGGTGCTGGTGCGCGGCGCCGCACACCTGCTCGAGACCTTCTGGGTCAAGCGCGCCGACACGCTGTCGTTCATGCCCGGGTTTCGCGCGTTCATCGGCGGCTCGGTCGATGCCGAAGACGCCGAACT from Candidatus Eisenbacteria bacterium includes these protein-coding regions:
- a CDS encoding L-lysine 6-transaminase, whose amino-acid sequence is MTPNPKPAITANDVHATLARHMLADGYDMVLDLEKSRGRRLWDARNQRSYLDLFSCFATLPVGFNHPGLEEPTFRAKLMRAALTNPSNADVYTVEMAEFVAAWERYAMPGYLPHLFLIAGGSAGVENALKAAMDWKVRRNFANGSKTERGHQILHFQDAFHGRGGYTVSLTNTADPNKYQYFARFDWPRVPSPVLRFPIDAAELERVSRAEAESLAAMRAAFVAHRDDIAAILIEPIQAEGGDHHFRPEFLRALRTLADENQALLIFDEVQTGMGLTGLMWAHQHDDVRPDLLAFGKKTQVCGFMGGGHLDDEPQNVFKVSSRINSTWGGNLVDMVRCTRYLEIMHDEKLVENAANLGVELMKGLHKLQAELPGVLSNTRGRGLMCAIDLPDGEMRNAVRGRMYELGAVVLGCGTHSLRFRPPLDVTAAELNEGLELLRRALQDVALKSA